Sequence from the Sphingomonas sp. OV641 genome:
CTGAGGGAACAAGGAGCGGCGATGGCCATGAACGAAAGATTGCATTTCTGGGCACCGCGAATGCTGAGTGCCCTTCGGATCGTTGCCGGTCTCGTCTTCCTTGAGCACGGGACGCAGAAGTTCCTGTCCTTCCCGCTTGGCCAAGCGGCAGGTAGTGGCTTTGCATTCGACAACCCTGGGGCATACGCGGGCTTGGTCGAGCTGGCGGCCGGGCTTCTGATCGCGCTGGGCCTGTTCACCCGTCCAGCCGCTTTCCTGGCTTCCGGCACGATGGCCGTCGCCTACTGGATCGCGCACGCGCCGCAGAACGCATTCCCGGTCAACAACGGGGGCGATGCAGCGATCCTCTACTGCTTCGCGTTCCTCTATCTCGTGTTCGCGGGGCCAGGACCTTGGAGCCTGGACGCTTCCCTCCAGCGTCGCGGGGAAGGGGCATGATGGTCGCCGGGCGGATGCCTGCACTGTTCATCGGCCACGGTAGCCCGATGAACACGCTGGAGCGGAACGGCTTCACCGACGCCTGGAAGTCGCTCGGGCGAACACTGCCCCGTCCCCGTGCACTGCTGGTCGTCTCGGCCCATTGGTATTTCGGTGCGACCGCGGTGACGGCCATGCCGAGACCTCGAACGATCCACGATTTCTACGGCTTCCCGCAGGCGCTGTTCGACTTCGACTATCCGGCACCCGGCGCGCCGGACGTGGCGCAGGAGATTGCGGAAGTGGTGAAACCGGAATGGGTTGGTCTCGACCGCGATCAGTGGGGGCTCGATCACGGCACCTGGTCCGTGCTCGCGCACCTCTACCCGCAAGCCGACGTGCCCGTGGTGCAACTTTCGATCAATGCGCTGCGCCCGCTCGAATACCATGTGGACATCGCCGCGCGGCTCGCCGCGTTGCGCGACAGCGGCGTGGCGATCCTCGCCAGCGGCAACGTCGTCCATAACCTACGAGAAATCCAGTGGGACCAGCCTAACACAGCATTCGATTGGGCAGAGCGGTTCGACGACGCCGTGGTAGCGCAGCTCGCCGACGCGCCAAGCGACATTCTGAGGGTGCGCGAGCATCCCGACTACGCGCGCGCCGTGCCTACGCCCGACCACTTCGTTCCGCTCCTCTACCTGGCAGGCCTGGCGGCCGCTGAGGACGCCCGGCCGGAACCGATCGTGCGCGGCTTTTCGATGGGTTCGATCTCGATGACATGCCACGCACTCGGCGCGAACCTACCGGTCGAGACGGACGCAGAGGACGCCGCGACGCTGCCGCGCGACGTTCCCGCCGATCAGACGAATATCTGACCTAC
This genomic interval carries:
- the ygiD gene encoding 4,5-DOPA dioxygenase extradiol; the encoded protein is MMVAGRMPALFIGHGSPMNTLERNGFTDAWKSLGRTLPRPRALLVVSAHWYFGATAVTAMPRPRTIHDFYGFPQALFDFDYPAPGAPDVAQEIAEVVKPEWVGLDRDQWGLDHGTWSVLAHLYPQADVPVVQLSINALRPLEYHVDIAARLAALRDSGVAILASGNVVHNLREIQWDQPNTAFDWAERFDDAVVAQLADAPSDILRVREHPDYARAVPTPDHFVPLLYLAGLAAAEDARPEPIVRGFSMGSISMTCHALGANLPVETDAEDAATLPRDVPADQTNI
- a CDS encoding DoxX family protein, with product MNERLHFWAPRMLSALRIVAGLVFLEHGTQKFLSFPLGQAAGSGFAFDNPGAYAGLVELAAGLLIALGLFTRPAAFLASGTMAVAYWIAHAPQNAFPVNNGGDAAILYCFAFLYLVFAGPGPWSLDASLQRRGEGA